A DNA window from Mastomys coucha isolate ucsf_1 unplaced genomic scaffold, UCSF_Mcou_1 pScaffold21, whole genome shotgun sequence contains the following coding sequences:
- the Dmrtc2 gene encoding doublesex- and mab-3-related transcription factor C2, which produces MDPNETPALHHCSADSSPADEARVPQNTELIPRRPVSRSPTCARCRNHGVTAHLKGHKRLCLFQACECHKCVLILERRRVMAAQVALRRQQEAQLKRHLAQGLMKGATPLKAPLRVKKGAIRPGVPSGKENITPQPQSPHGAVPLVLTPPGKENYGPLLLSRPPDALPLPWTPVPPGPWGPGHWLPPGLSMPPPVVCRLLCQEPAVPLHPFPGFDPGTSLRLPTHGTLPTCPGSRSVLTAPLSGEPQGPPNLPHTCSTLILQSCGTPDSLLLQPQAPGASCLAWTSGPSERQLQREAAEALVGLKDSSQAPRLTPSVPPNPAWISLLHPCGPPAPPGGRGFQPVGPPLRPSPGSSVSLHIGRLGSISLLS; this is translated from the exons ATGGACCCCAATGAAACGCCTGCTCTCCACCACTGTTCTGCTGACTCTTCCCCAGCCGATGAGGCCAGAGTGCCCCAGAATACAGAGCTTATTCCCAGGAGACCAGTCAGTCGCTCTCCAACCTGTGCCCGCTGTCGCAACCATGGGGTCACAGCCCATCTCAAGGGCCACAAGCGCCTCTGCCTCTTTCAGGCTTGCGAGTGTCACAAATGTGTCCTCATCCT GGAACGTCGGAGGGTCATGGCTGCCCAAGTGGCCTTGCGCAGGCAGCAGGAGGCACAGCTGAAAAGGCACCTGGCTCAGGGACTGATGAAAGGGGCAACCCCTCTGAAAGCTCCCCTCCGTGTCAAGAAGGGAGCCATTCGGCCAGGAGTCCCTT CTGGAAAGGAGAACATAACACCCCAGCCTCAGAGTCCCCATGGAGCAGTCCCACTGGTACTGACACCCCCTGGGAAG GAGAACTATGGGCCGCTGCTGCTCAGCCGGCCCCCGGACGCCTTGCCTTTGCCCTGGACTCCGGTGCCTCCTGGGCCTTGGGGCCCTGGACACTGGCTGCCCCCAGGCCTCTCAATGCCACCTCCAGTGGTGTGCCGCTTGCTGTGCCAAGAACCTGCTGTCCCTCTACATCCTTTCCCTG GCTTTGACCCTGGCACCTCTCTCCGACTGCCCACTCATGGGACCCTCCCGACCTGCCCAGGATCTCGCTCAGTACTGACAGCTCCACTTTCTGGAGAGCCCCAAGGACCCCCTAACCTGCCTCACAC ATGTTCAACTCTGATACTCCAGTCCTGTGGCACCCCAGACTCTCTTCTGCTACAGCCACAG GCCCCTGGAGCCTCCTGCCTGGCCTGGACATCTGGCCCCTCTGAGCGGCAGCTGCAGCGGGAGGCAGCTGAGGCCCTTGTAGGTCTGAAAGATTCATCCCAGGCTCCCCGCCTGACCCCATCCGTCCCCCCTAACCCAGCCTGGATCTCTCTGCTCCACCCCTGTGGCCCACCAG cTCCTCCTGGGGGAAGAGGATTCCAGCCTGTGGGCCCACCTCTCCGGCCCAGTCCAggttcctctgtctctctgcatatTGGGCGTCTGGGATCCATCTCCCTCCTCAGCTAG
- the Rps19 gene encoding 40S ribosomal protein S19 — MPGVTVKDVNQQEFVRALAAFLKKSGKLKVPEWVDTVKLAKHKELAPYDENWFYTRAASTARHLYLRGGAGVGSMTKIYGGRQRNGVRPSHFSRGSKSVARRVLQALEGLKMVEKDQDGGRKLTPQGQRDLDRIAGQVAAANKKH, encoded by the exons ATGCCTGGAGTTACTGTAAAAGACGTTAACCAGCAGGAGTTCGTCAGAGCTCTGGCAGCCTTCCTCAAAAA GTCCGGGAAGCTGAAAGTCCCCGAATGGGTGGACACAGTCAAGCTGGCCAAACATAAAGAGCTTGCCCCTTACGATGAGAACTGGTTCTACACACGAGCTG CTTCCACAGCACGGCACCTGTACCTCCGCGGTGGTGCAGGAGTTGGTTCCATGACCAAGATCTACGGAGGACGGCAGAGAAACGGTGTCAGGCCCAGCCACTTCAGTAGAGGCTCTAAGAGTGTGGCCCGCCGGGTCCTCCAAGCCCTGGAGGGGCTGAAAATGGTGGAAAAGGACCAAGATGG GGGCCGTAAGCTAACACCTCAGGGACAGAGAGATCTGGACAGGATCGCTGGACAG GTGGCAGCTGCCAACAAGAAGCATTAG
- the Lypd4 gene encoding ly6/PLAUR domain-containing protein 4 isoform X2, producing the protein MVLQNWRSLQLLCLLEAISLLPCTEALLCYEATASAFRAVSLRNWKWLLLRSMVCNQREGCEETIVFIETGSSKGVLSFKGCSSAFSYPPQISYLVSPPGMSIASYSRVCRSYLCNNLTNLEPFVRLKASQPMSTLPSAKSCPTCVGKHSEECLPSFVTTENCPFAASTCYSSTLQFQAGKLNTTFLIMGCARDSHKLLADFQHIGSIRVTEVINVLDKSKAVGAGHRSRGTSWSALLCLLRLFRD; encoded by the exons ATGGTACTGCAGAACTGGAGATCTCTGCAGCTGCTGTGCCTCTTAGAAGCCATCTCTTTACTGCCTT GTACTGAAGCTCTGCTGTGCTATGAGGCGACAGCTTCAGCCTTCAGAGCTGTGTCCTTGCGTAACTGGAAGTGGCTTCTGTTGAGGAGCATGGTGTGCAATCAGAGAGAAGGCTGCGAGGAGACCATAGTGTTCATCGAGACAG GGTCCAGTAAGGGAGTCTTGAGTTTCAAAGGCTGCAGCTCCGCCTTTTCTTACCCTCCACAAATCTCCTACCTCGTGTCTCCACCTGGAATGTCCATTGCCTCCTACAGCCGAGTCTGCAGGTCCTATCTCTGTAACAATCTAACCAACCTGGAGCCTTTTGTGAGACTCAAGGCTAGCCAACCCATGTCCACACTACCTTCTGCCAAAAGCTGTCCAACCTGCGTGGGCAAGCACAGCGAGGAATGTCTTCCAAGCTTTGTCACCACTGAGAATTGCCCCTTCGCTGCTTCCACATGTTACAGTTCCACCTTACAATTTCAGGCAG GGAAACTCAATACCACCTTCCTCATCATGGGCTGTGCTCGTGACTCACACAAGCTTTTAGCAGATTTTCAGCACATTGGGAGCATCAGAGTGACTGAGGTCATCAACGTCCTAGATAAGTCCAAGGCTGTTGGTGCAGGGCACCGCAGTCGAGGTACCTCTTGGAGTGCTCTCTTATGCCTTCTTAGACTCTTCAGAGATTGA
- the Lypd4 gene encoding ly6/PLAUR domain-containing protein 4 isoform X1 has protein sequence MNGPTGCVYVCVCENEEELDTVHEISQLSELGEYNFGVAWRVLSLASDPQGSGRRIQGLTRAKLEIPSEIGSRVTCHIRTLTQNHGTEALLCYEATASAFRAVSLRNWKWLLLRSMVCNQREGCEETIVFIETGSSKGVLSFKGCSSAFSYPPQISYLVSPPGMSIASYSRVCRSYLCNNLTNLEPFVRLKASQPMSTLPSAKSCPTCVGKHSEECLPSFVTTENCPFAASTCYSSTLQFQAGKLNTTFLIMGCARDSHKLLADFQHIGSIRVTEVINVLDKSKAVGAGHRSRGTSWSALLCLLRLFRD, from the exons ATGAATGGTCCTacggggtgtgtgtatgtgtgtgtttgtgagaacGAAGAAGAACTTGACACAGTGCACGAGATCTCCCAGCTAAGTGAACTCGGAGAATACAACTTTGGTGTAGCCTGGAGAGTGCTGAGCCTGGCAAG TGACCCACAGGGAAGTGGACGGAGGATTCAGGGACTGACAAGAGCCAAACTTGAGATTCCATCTGAAATTGGCTCCAGAGTGACGTGTCACATCCGGACCCTGACACAGAACCATG GTACTGAAGCTCTGCTGTGCTATGAGGCGACAGCTTCAGCCTTCAGAGCTGTGTCCTTGCGTAACTGGAAGTGGCTTCTGTTGAGGAGCATGGTGTGCAATCAGAGAGAAGGCTGCGAGGAGACCATAGTGTTCATCGAGACAG GGTCCAGTAAGGGAGTCTTGAGTTTCAAAGGCTGCAGCTCCGCCTTTTCTTACCCTCCACAAATCTCCTACCTCGTGTCTCCACCTGGAATGTCCATTGCCTCCTACAGCCGAGTCTGCAGGTCCTATCTCTGTAACAATCTAACCAACCTGGAGCCTTTTGTGAGACTCAAGGCTAGCCAACCCATGTCCACACTACCTTCTGCCAAAAGCTGTCCAACCTGCGTGGGCAAGCACAGCGAGGAATGTCTTCCAAGCTTTGTCACCACTGAGAATTGCCCCTTCGCTGCTTCCACATGTTACAGTTCCACCTTACAATTTCAGGCAG GGAAACTCAATACCACCTTCCTCATCATGGGCTGTGCTCGTGACTCACACAAGCTTTTAGCAGATTTTCAGCACATTGGGAGCATCAGAGTGACTGAGGTCATCAACGTCCTAGATAAGTCCAAGGCTGTTGGTGCAGGGCACCGCAGTCGAGGTACCTCTTGGAGTGCTCTCTTATGCCTTCTTAGACTCTTCAGAGATTGA